A stretch of DNA from Oryza brachyantha chromosome 4, ObraRS2, whole genome shotgun sequence:
GATAATTTGAGATGGTAAGTATTCTCATGGGGGCATAACCGAATTTTTTTGCAggttttttagaaaatcagATTATGTACGTGTGTTTCCTATTAGCAATCTTTACTAGAAAGTTTCAGAGTATATGCTGCCAATAACACAATGACCAGGTTATAATATCATTTCTTGGGTTAGGTGTTCATAAGTGAGGTACTGTGCTTAcccattcaaaaatataaattttgtcttcTTCAAGCGTATCATCATAGTTTGGCCGTCCGGCTAAAGTCTCCAATAAGACCACCCCAAATGCAAAGACGTCAACTTTCTCGGTCATATGACCTCTCATGGCATACTCGGGTGCAAGATAACCGCTGGACAAAGGACAgccaaaaaatacaataagcTCAAGTAGTTTGTGAAGATGAAGTTGGGAAATACGGAATGTACTCtttttgtgaataaaagaTGGAATTTACTTACAATGTACCAGCAACTTTCGTGCTGACATGCGTCTTCTTGTCATCATAAAGTTTGGCTAGCCCGAAATCTGAGATCTTTGGATTGAGATTGGCATCAAGCAATACATTGCTGGCCTTAATGTCCCTGTGCACAACACGGATGCTAGACTCCTCATGAAGATAAGCCAGACCTCTTGCGATGCCCAAGCATATCTCGAACCGTGCTGGCCAGTTGATGTTTAAATTATCAGTCCCTGCAAATGAAGGGTTAAGATTTTAGGTTATACCGTTATAGACTATAATAAACCTGAATTATAAAAATCCCAGTTGCATCAAAATGAAATAGCATGTACCAAAGAGTGCTTTATCAAGGCTTCCATTTTCCATGTACTCATAAACCAGAAGTGGATTGTTGCCTTCAAGGCAGCAACCGTACAACTTCACGAGATTACGGTGTTGAACTCGGGATATAGTTTCTATTTCTGTTGCAAATTGCTTTTTTCCTTGATGAGATGTTTGAGATAACTGCTTCACTGCCACTACCCTTCCATCAGTTAACTTACCCTGCAAGGTGGCATCACCAAAGTTTCAGGTATTGCAATACCAAGCAACTTTTGTAATGGATACATTGGCATATATGTATTTCAGGTTTGTTAACATGCATCATTTATATGCAAAAAATAGGTTTTTTAATGCAACTTTTGTGATGGATACAttggcatatatattttgttggtaAAAATTCGTAACAAGTTCGCAGACATAAATATACAGATGAACTAACCTTATAAACTGCACCATATCCTCCTTCACCAAGACGGTTACTGGAACTAAAATTTTCAGTTGCGGACCTTAGTTCACCATAACTGAAAACATTAGGTCTTCCAACAATACTGTATAGCtctgcaaatataaaaaggtACATCAATTTATTAACTTCTTGTTTGCCTGGTAGGGTACATTGTAAGCTTTGTGTGCCATGTACCTTGTTGCTCCAATGATAGCTTTCTCCTTTTCTGTCTCCACATAAAGATTCCAACAAGTGCTACCAAACCTAAGACTGTCACACCAACTATAACTCCAACAATTACACCTGATTTACTAGTACTCTTGTTTTGCTGTGCCGCAGTACCCACGGTAGGGGCGAAATCTGAAGAAGTCCACTTGTGAGAATAAAAACGTAATCTGACAGCGAAGGCAACAATTGACCCtagaaaatacattttatCCATATTGGAAACATGATTTGTAGTTTAAGGGGAGTACCAGGGGTTATACTCAGAGCCGAGATAGTGGGCCCATAGTATCCTTGAGTAGGAATGCAGCAAGTTCCCTTGCCAGCCCAGAAGAGATGAATCTCAATGAAGTTTTTTGTCACAGGAACTTTGTACGGTTTCCTAACTACGGTGTAAGATTTATCGCCTGCTGTCTTCCTGATGTCAAAGTTCTTCTCCTTAAGTTCACCctgcaaaaaatacatgacaagaaaattttgacttgaTTGTaagctaaataaaaaaagtatagTTTAAAAGATAGACAAGAACAAACctggacatatatatcaaaaaccCTTCTCCCTAGACTCTTCCAAGACTGTGTGTCTTCGATCCCAAACTCTGCAAACTGAAGATTGACTGTATAGTTTCCATTCTCAAGTCCAATACCATAGTATCTTAAAGATGATGCTGACATCCTTGAAGTTTGGAACAATTCTGAATCTAGGGTGTTCTGAAACTGACGTGAGCTGTAGATTATGTAACTCCCATTTGGTGCATCCATGAATTTTCCAACATTGCTAACACCCCATGTTAGTGATCCTGTAACATAATATGATGCAGCTCCAAGGCTAACATCATCAGTTTGATACCTCAAATTATCTGAGCCTGATATGAGTCTACTGCTACCACTGTTCACAGCAAAGGAGGATGCTGCAAACAAGTTAGATCAATTAGTAATTTAGTAGTAGTATTCACTATGTAAATCTGTGATTGTCTCAACTAAGCACATTCATAGTATTGCAAAGGGTTAAAGACTCACACTGTGGAGAACCAAGAAAACATGGCGTATTTCTTTGGAGGCATGCTAGCCCTGAAGGTAACACACTGCAGATGCAAAACATCAACATTTTGAATCCAAATAGAAGATGAGAGGACCTAGTAGCTATGCTTGAGTTTTTGAGGAGCAATTAGAAATATGAACACACCTGTTATTGGATGTATCGATCACGAAATTGTTTGCCACCAAATTCCTAAGTAGAATGaacatattaaaattaatgatTCACAAACTGCATACTTCCATAGCAAGCTTGTTTGGTCTagattgggaaaaaaaaacttaagctTTAAAAAAGTATTCTTTTCTGTGGTAAGCTGTAAGGTTAAGTATGACTTCCATGAAGAATCTGAATCATAAATGTTGgatccaaaattttattaagatTTATAAGCTAGATACATCAAATGCAGCTTTCAGATTTACCAAATCCGTTAGCTCAACACATTTTTATTCTATACACATAAATGCAGGacaacaaaccaaacaaaggTCAAATATGCCTGCATTCATTAGGGAATGAAATATGCCATTATTTTGGCTGGATCTAGTCAATGCTCGCTTCAGAAGATGGTACTTACAATTGTAAATTTTTCTCACTTGCCCAAGGAGGAAAAATTCCTGCAAGTTGGTTATAAGAAAAATCTCTGCAAACAAGAAAAGTTAAATAatcattataaataaatcgaACACCTCTTCATTATGTTGTTTAAACAAACTTGGATCATATGAATATACAAAGTTGTAAGCAAAGGTCCTTTTGAGCTTGGTAGGCTTCCTGAAAGACTATTATTCCCAAGAAATCTGGTCAGGAAAAACTTGCAAACATTAGCAAGACACATAAACAGGTATTTGGCCAAGAAATAAGCTTTTGAAGTCAAGATAATCCATACAATGAGTTCAGCGAATTCAGACCCAACAGGGTTGCTGGTATTTGACCAGTGATATTGTTAAAACTCAAATCCCTGTAATAGTAAAAAATGAAGATGGCAAAGAGGTCATCATACATTGTATGGTCCATAGaaatacatttaaaatatctttCACAAAGGCACTTGGTggcaatttattttagaaatgaaaAGCTTACAGTAAGTTTAAACTTGCAAACTTTGAGAAGTCTATTGATGCAAGATTATCAGATATCCTACAATTCCTCAAAATCCTGAAAAGAAATATGTTACATCTTATAAGATCTAACAACTTGAATTGAATTACATAAATATTCTGAGCAGTAGTGTGACTGTAAGGTTAAGTCGATTAAAAGTTAGTTATGCGTACAGGCTGCTCAATGATGTCATGTTACCAATGAATGCTAGTGAAGTGGAGCTTCCATTTTCAATATCGCCGATTCGCCTGCACCATATAAACCAATTATTCAATTTCCCCCTTCTACATTCTTTGTAGAATACCATAGTTATTGGCAGCATTAGGCACTTACAAGATTGATAATTGGGCAAGATTAGAAAGAGTAGCAGGAAGTGGACCTTGAAAAGAATTCCCTTGAAACCGCCTGCAGATTCATCGCTGTAATTAGTCattcaaatcatttttttactgatACATTAAACTAGAAGTGATAAAAGGAAGATGTCAActcttttattaaaagaaagaaaaaagaggaaacCGAACTCCTGAAGCTAAAGTACAACTCCTTTCATAGTGAATACATAAATATTGTAAAAGATATTCAAAGCTGAATAATGGGTTTCAAAATTGGAAACTGTCTCATCATTATTGACAGAAGAAAGATGCATTGTTTATCAATGCTCAACAATCATCTGAACttaataagagaaaaataatctcTCTTTCACAAATCACACTGAGCCAAGTAGCTTTATAATGCATCTCATGTCCACACCTACAGTTTTCCTTGATTTAAAACCTGACTTGAAGATAGTTATTGAAAACTGTACCCATATGACcatattattttgaaatttgaaacaaTATGAAAACGCAATATCCCTattgaataaataattatcTGTTACAAAAATTATTACTGCATGATTTAGCAGAGGCTATAGGAATCTTACAGGTCTGTCAAATTCCAGCTCCCGATATAATCGGGTATTTGTCCAGTAAAATCATTATCTGATGCCCACCTGAACAGATAAGAGGATATATGTAAGGAACAATGTTTAATGGCATGGAAGATTAATGTCAACAATAACACATCCTTTAGTAGTCCTACAATGTTTGCATTCTTGTAAGCTTGGAAAATGATGATGGTAGTGGACCACTTAAGCCAGCACTGTCAATGTACCTACAattgaaagataaaaattgCAGCAAACACTGAGCTCAGTAGTCCAAGAAACAGAATGGATTGGTAGACCCCCACCAAAAAAGGAGTCCCATATAGAAACGTACAATTCCTGAAGTTTGTCCAGGTTCCCCAGCTCCGAAGGAAGGGAGCCATTAAATCTGTTTGAGCCTAAACCCCTGAAAATTCAAcccacacataaaaaattgtcaattgcaatttattttacagGAAGCACAACCACTATCGTCACAGTTGCCCTTCCaattgagtttaaatccaacTATCCAAATCTTAGTAGTGACCAAGAATAACACAAAAAATGAAGATGTCATTTCTGcattcatcaaaatttaatctTGAGGATGTTGCCATATGTTCAGTTTAAAGGGTGCTTCATCTCATGATTTTGTACAGTTGATTAATTCAAGGTGCGAGtgcaaaacataaatagatcTATTATTTCTCACAGTTAAAAGTTtggtaaagttttttttttttgaaaaaatagggTCACGAAATCATGGAATATAGTTCTTACAGTGATACAAGATTCGTAAGGTTCCCAAGCTCCTTTGGAATAGGTCCAGATAGTGAATTGATGCGAAATGTCCTTTTGCAATCAAGAGAGAAGAGGTGAGATCCAATTTAAAGCAAAGCATATAGTAAAATGATGTTTGTGAGTTCTAAATCTCACATGTTCTGCATATTAGTCAACTCCCCAATGAATGATGGCAAAGACCccgttaatatattttgtccTAAATTCCTGAAATAAGATCAGATAAGATATCAGCAACACTAATTTCATGGAatgttagaaatatatttaattctattttattCATTCTATAACTAAAATTAGGGCGTAGTTGGACTGTTgtaaaaggtttttttttaaagaagtaAATAATAGCTTAGGAGTATTAAGAAATAGTAACCACTGTACAGATAATGAAACATGACTGCTAAAGAAGTACTGtgcattatctaaaaaaaggcACTGTGATGTCAATAGAAACAATGGAAGGTGATGGCAAATGGCAGACATACAATCCCATCTATTAATCAACCATATAGTATGCTTCAAATGCAGTAGTTTGGATCATAGACCATCCAACATAAGGAGGTTAAGAGAGTTCATTCATACAGATAGGTCAAACGCGTGAGGTTCCGCAGCTCTTGTGGTATCTGGCCAGACACATCTAAGCCAAATATTTTCCTGCATCAGCAAGCATCCCAATTAGCTCGTGCCCTTTTCCAGCCTCCACGTTATCACCGTATTATCAGATTCTCAGGCAGGCaattcgtcgaacacctcgcgcgcgcgcgtggatTAGGTGGACACTTACAGCTTGGTGACGCGGCAGATGGTGTTGTTCTGGAAGGTGCAGTCGCACGTGATGGCCGGGTTGAAGCTGGTGTCCTCGATGGGGGTGCCGTCCTTCGCCGCGCCGGTGCAGGGGTCGCCGCTGATGTTCCATGACGACGCCGCCTGCTGCTCGAGCTTCGCGAACACCGCGTTCAGCGCGGCCGCTgcagcaaaaaataaaaaataaaaacacaacTCCGTCAAGTATGCTAACATCATCACCGTCCGATCCGCCAGGGCGAGGCGATCGGACGGCCAGGAACCGGTCAATGCGCTGACTTTCCGTAGCTCAGCTAAAGCCAGCGCaactcgccgctcgccgccggaaGCGAACGAGACACAACGAAGGCCAACAGCCAAACAGTAAAAAAAGGCACCAAATTGATCGCCATGACGCCATGTGAACCAACCGCAAGCTTTTGGAAGGAGATGGAGTAGTAGGTAGTGCTGCAGCAAAGATAGTTTCTTGGGACAGATTGGGATTTCGGTGGAGTTGACTAGAACAGTACTCTCAAGAACAGTTCATCATGCTCCTTGCGATTTTGAAAACGACACGGA
This window harbors:
- the LOC102716409 gene encoding probable LRR receptor-like serine/threonine-protein kinase At1g56140, producing the protein MKKVSQLLHGALLLLLAAAAAVQAQQAARTRTDPTEAAALNAVFAKLEQQAASSWNISGDPCTGAAKDGTPIEDTSFNPAITCDCTFQNNTICRVTKLKIFGLDVSGQIPQELRNLTRLTYLNLGQNILTGSLPSFIGELTNMQNMTFRINSLSGPIPKELGNLTNLVSLGLGSNRFNGSLPSELGNLDKLQELYIDSAGLSGPLPSSFSKLTRMQTLWASDNDFTGQIPDYIGSWNLTDLRFQGNSFQGPLPATLSNLAQLSILRIGDIENGSSTSLAFIGNMTSLSSLILRNCRISDNLASIDFSKFASLNLLDLSFNNITGQIPATLLGLNSLNSLFLGNNSLSGSLPSSKGPLLTTLDFSYNQLAGIFPPWASEKNLQLNLVANNFVIDTSNNSVLPSGLACLQRNTPCFLGSPQSSSFAVNSGSSRLISGSDNLRYQTDDVSLGAASYYVTGSLTWGVSNVGKFMDAPNGSYIIYSSRQFQNTLDSELFQTSRMSASSLRYYGIGLENGNYTVNLQFAEFGIEDTQSWKSLGRRVFDIYVQGELKEKNFDIRKTAGDKSYTVVRKPYKVPVTKNFIEIHLFWAGKGTCCIPTQGYYGPTISALSITPDFAPTVGTAAQQNKSTSKSGVIVGVIVGVTVLGLVALVGIFMWRQKRRKLSLEQQELYSIVGRPNVFSYGELRSATENFSSSNRLGEGGYGAVYKGKLTDGRVVAVKQLSQTSHQGKKQFATEIETISRVQHRNLVKLYGCCLEGNNPLLVYEYMENGSLDKALFGTDNLNINWPARFEICLGIARGLAYLHEESSIRVVHRDIKASNVLLDANLNPKISDFGLAKLYDDKKTHVSTKVAGTFGYLAPEYAMRGHMTEKVDVFAFGVVLLETLAGRPNYDDTLEEDKIYIFEWAWELYENDNPLGIVDPRLSEFNRSEVLRAIHVALLCTQGSPHQRPPMSRVVSMLTGDTEVADVLTKPSYITEWQIKGGNTSFANSAVGGPSGSVLPGPTSQQHSSPFLNSIIQEGR